Proteins from one Cryptomeria japonica chromosome 4, Sugi_1.0, whole genome shotgun sequence genomic window:
- the LOC131875379 gene encoding uncharacterized protein LOC131875379: MNKEKRVYRQGRRSYRKKKSLYTIEDDAIDEESTSKDDFYEGEREFNLFMALDEPENEEEEDEDIEGEVDLEGELISALKELSKRRKELKKVRNAAAKEQGQLEESLNESKKMISDLKLQLEEVKRICEVTSSELMKKEKEHQDLEEEIVKLIKEIEKRKEELKMRIKYEGNIEAFDKMLSKQNHSKDVSGLGF; the protein is encoded by the coding sequence ATGAATAAAGAGAAGAGGGTTTACCGGCAAGGAAGAAGGAGCTACCGAAAGAAGAAAAGCCTATAcaccattgaggatgatgccatagatgaagagaGTACATCAAAAGATGACTTCTATGAGGGAGAAAGAgaatttaatctctttatggcattaGATGAAccagaaaatgaagaagaagaagatgaggacATTGAAGGTGAGGTGGACCTAGAAGGTGAACTCATAAGTGCACTTAAAGAGTTAAGTAAAAGAAGAAAAGAACTCAAGAAAGTCAGGAATGCTGCTGCAAAAGAACAAGGTCAGTTGGAGGAATCTCTAAATGAGTCAAAGAAGATGatttctgacttgaaactccaaCTAGAAGAGGTTAAGAGGATTTGTGAGGTAACATCCTCTGAATTGAtgaaaaaggagaaggagcatcaagatctagaagaagaaattgtaaagCTCATAAAGGAGattgaaaagagaaaggaagaactGAAGATGAGAATCAAGTATGAAGGCAATATTGAAGCCTtcgacaagatgttgagcaaacaaaatcaCTCAAAAGATGTCAGTGGTTTAGGATTttaa